The proteins below are encoded in one region of Gloeocapsa sp. PCC 73106:
- a CDS encoding flavin reductase family protein, translating to MLDEQAKKTMLRKIPHGLYVCGVKDGDDLNGFTVSWLMQTSFVPPLVINCVRQDSSSHEIIKKTGVFAISFLDREQKEIAAHFFKPRRRVGNKFEDVEFYPGEATGCPVIVAGLGYIECQVVDKVEKGDHTIFVGEVIGAGVHREAEQLLLESTGWQYGG from the coding sequence TTGCTAGACGAACAAGCTAAAAAAACAATGCTGCGTAAGATTCCCCACGGTTTATACGTCTGTGGGGTAAAAGACGGCGATGACTTAAACGGTTTTACCGTTAGTTGGTTGATGCAGACTTCTTTTGTCCCTCCTCTAGTGATTAATTGTGTACGTCAAGATTCTAGTTCCCATGAAATTATCAAAAAAACAGGCGTTTTTGCGATTAGCTTTTTAGATCGCGAGCAAAAAGAAATTGCCGCACACTTTTTTAAACCCAGACGTCGAGTAGGTAATAAATTTGAAGATGTAGAGTTTTACCCAGGTGAAGCAACTGGCTGTCCCGTTATCGTCGCCGGGTTGGGTTATATCGAGTGTCAAGTGGTAGATAAGGTGGAAAAAGGAGACCATACTATCTTTGTTGGAGAAGTAATCGGTGCAGGAGTACATCGAGAAGCCGAACAACTCTTATTAGAAAGTACGGGCTGGCAATACGGTGGTTAG